The following proteins are encoded in a genomic region of Actinomadura sp. NAK00032:
- a CDS encoding ester cyclase, with translation MDPLDALYRRWLFEVWEGDYAVAEEILTPGFTGHWPDLEVRGPAEAAEQVRRSHAYFSGVRTSLDAGPVVGGGMVAAAWSFHGAYRGGIPGATAAPGTPVSFRGQDIFRAEDGRFAEYWVVSDALGMMTALGALG, from the coding sequence ATGGACCCGTTGGACGCGCTGTACCGGCGCTGGCTGTTCGAGGTGTGGGAGGGCGACTACGCCGTGGCCGAGGAGATCCTCACCCCCGGCTTCACCGGGCACTGGCCGGACCTGGAGGTGCGGGGGCCCGCCGAGGCGGCCGAGCAGGTCCGCCGCTCCCACGCCTACTTCTCCGGCGTCCGCACTTCCCTGGACGCCGGACCGGTCGTCGGCGGCGGCATGGTCGCCGCCGCGTGGAGCTTCCACGGCGCCTACCGGGGCGGCATCCCGGGCGCGACCGCCGCGCCCGGCACGCCGGTGTCGTTTCGCGGGCAGGACATCTTCCGCGCCGAGGACGGCCGGTTCGCCGAGTACTGGGTCGTCTCGGACGCGCTCGGCATGATGACCGCGCTCGGCGCCCTCGGCTGA
- a CDS encoding ACP S-malonyltransferase, whose protein sequence is MPSTAFPPAEALKPDDSCAFLFPGTGSTGVPDLPALARTGPGAARAVADVLDAVQEGLPATGWPSLRAVLLEDTAGYRAASATPGVAQLCSYAASVAVDRALRAAGVHPAFAVGQSFGEIAALVCAGAFTIADGARMAVSAVGVLASRGRGGGMALLEAGEDGAQACIDAAGAPEVVVACLNAPTVTIVSGPGGPLDAVVAAARAAGVRAVRLAVPYLSHHPAMAGADDEWYAMIRHLPQRPLEVPVHSPVRGRAYSDGDDLHRAMADCIVKPVRLPDALRAVHAAGATVFTEAGPGDALCQCARLAVPGARTLAPLRDRPRDGRTGKASPGAGGEDR, encoded by the coding sequence GTGCCCTCCACCGCCTTCCCCCCGGCCGAAGCGCTCAAGCCCGACGACAGCTGCGCCTTCCTGTTCCCCGGCACCGGCTCGACCGGCGTCCCCGACCTGCCCGCCCTCGCCCGCACCGGGCCCGGCGCCGCCCGCGCCGTCGCCGACGTCCTGGACGCCGTCCAGGAGGGCCTGCCCGCCACCGGATGGCCGTCGCTGCGCGCGGTCCTGCTGGAGGACACCGCCGGCTACCGCGCCGCGTCCGCCACGCCCGGCGTCGCGCAGCTGTGCTCCTACGCCGCCTCCGTCGCCGTCGACCGCGCCCTGCGCGCCGCCGGCGTCCACCCCGCCTTCGCCGTCGGGCAGAGCTTCGGCGAGATCGCCGCACTGGTGTGCGCCGGCGCGTTCACCATCGCCGACGGCGCCCGGATGGCCGTCTCCGCCGTCGGCGTCCTGGCCTCCCGCGGCCGCGGCGGCGGCATGGCGCTGCTGGAGGCCGGCGAGGACGGCGCCCAGGCCTGCATCGACGCCGCCGGCGCCCCCGAGGTCGTCGTCGCCTGCCTCAACGCCCCCACGGTCACGATCGTGTCCGGACCCGGCGGCCCCCTGGACGCCGTCGTCGCGGCCGCCCGCGCCGCCGGCGTGCGCGCCGTGCGGCTCGCCGTCCCCTACCTGTCGCACCACCCCGCGATGGCCGGCGCAGACGACGAGTGGTACGCCATGATCCGCCACCTGCCCCAGCGGCCCCTGGAGGTCCCCGTGCACTCCCCGGTACGGGGCCGCGCCTACAGCGACGGCGACGACCTGCACCGCGCCATGGCCGACTGCATCGTCAAACCCGTCCGCCTTCCCGACGCGCTGCGCGCCGTGCACGCCGCCGGGGCGACCGTGTTCACCGAGGCCGGCCCCGGCGACGCGCTGTGCCAGTGCGCGCGGCTGGCCGTCCCCGGCGCCCGGACCCTGGCGCCGCTGCGCGACCGGCCCCGCGACGGACGCACCGGCAAGGCCTCACCGGGCGCCGGGGGAGAGGACCGCTGA
- a CDS encoding RidA family protein, producing MSDDPRPGIRQVDAPGLAPGPGYSHAVSADLPGRLVAVSGQIALDAAGNLVGPGDLEAQTRQVFANLEAALAAAGARWEHVVRLGYFLRDAGGVGVVRAVRAEFVPEGVAPAASLVEVSRLVRDDLLVEIEALAVVPAAPPGA from the coding sequence ATGAGCGACGATCCGCGGCCCGGCATCCGGCAGGTCGACGCGCCGGGCCTGGCGCCCGGCCCCGGCTACAGCCACGCCGTCTCGGCGGACCTGCCGGGGCGGCTGGTGGCGGTGAGCGGGCAGATCGCCCTGGACGCCGCCGGGAACCTGGTGGGGCCCGGCGACCTGGAGGCCCAGACGCGGCAGGTGTTCGCCAACCTGGAGGCGGCGCTGGCCGCCGCCGGCGCCCGCTGGGAGCACGTGGTGCGGCTCGGCTACTTCCTGCGCGACGCCGGCGGGGTAGGCGTGGTCCGCGCCGTGCGGGCCGAGTTCGTGCCCGAGGGGGTGGCGCCGGCGGCGTCGCTGGTCGAGGTGTCCCGGCTGGTCCGCGACGACCTGCTGGTGGAGATCGAGGCCCTGGCCGTCGTCCCCGCCGCACCGCCCGGCGCCTGA
- a CDS encoding LysR family transcriptional regulator gives MAGGMDRMDVVETRELAYFLAVARELHFGRAAESLGIAQPPLSRAIARLERRLGVALLERTSRRVALTPAGETLRAEGEAALDAVAAAVRRTRRAGGAGPRLVLAMKPGGDGGGLLPAILAAYERAPDAVPVEMLFGYGAEHALRDGRADAALLYTPRQDVTGLATEELKREPQIAVVPAGHRLAGRAQVSMADLDGEVLPYGRGPGDGPRIHDGGQLMQLIALGRAVAVLPASMRGLLRDDLAAVPVRDAPPTTLVLAWPEASRSRALAAFVRAAADAAAAARAGGVSRAAR, from the coding sequence ATGGCTGGAGGTATGGACCGCATGGACGTGGTGGAGACGCGGGAGCTCGCCTACTTCCTGGCGGTGGCGCGGGAGCTGCACTTCGGCCGCGCCGCCGAGAGCCTGGGCATCGCGCAGCCGCCGCTGTCGCGGGCGATCGCCCGGCTGGAGCGGCGGCTGGGCGTGGCGCTGCTGGAGCGCACCAGCCGCCGCGTCGCGCTGACCCCGGCGGGGGAGACGCTGCGGGCCGAGGGCGAGGCCGCGCTCGACGCCGTCGCGGCGGCCGTGCGCCGCACCCGCCGCGCCGGCGGCGCCGGGCCCCGCCTGGTCCTGGCGATGAAGCCCGGCGGGGACGGCGGCGGGCTGCTGCCGGCGATCCTGGCCGCCTACGAGCGCGCCCCGGACGCGGTCCCGGTGGAGATGCTGTTCGGGTACGGGGCCGAGCACGCGCTGCGCGACGGCCGCGCCGACGCCGCGCTGCTCTACACGCCGCGGCAGGACGTCACGGGCCTGGCCACCGAGGAGCTGAAGCGCGAGCCGCAGATCGCGGTCGTGCCGGCCGGGCACCGGCTCGCGGGCCGCGCCCAGGTGTCGATGGCGGACCTGGACGGGGAGGTCCTGCCCTACGGGCGGGGCCCGGGGGACGGGCCGCGGATCCACGACGGCGGGCAGCTGATGCAGCTCATCGCGCTCGGCCGGGCGGTGGCGGTGCTGCCGGCGTCGATGCGGGGGCTGCTGCGCGACGACCTGGCGGCGGTGCCGGTGCGGGACGCGCCGCCGACCACGCTGGTGCTGGCCTGGCCGGAGGCGTCCCGGTCGCGGGCGCTGGCGGCGTTCGTGCGGGCCGCGGCCGACGCCGCGGCCGCCGCCCGGGCGGGCGGGGTCAGTCGGGCGGCCAGGTGA
- a CDS encoding SDR family oxidoreductase → MDDTTKTALVTGANKGIGNAIARGLAERGMTVLLGARDPGLGEKAAAELRGAGHDARAVALDVTDDASVRAAAAAVAAATGRLDVLVNNAGISGGARHLPDEADLDVVRRVFDTNLFGVIRVTNAMLPLLRRAPAGRIVNVSSGTASMAAMTDPGHYFRDTPASAAYPASKAALNMLTIQYAKRLRGTPILVNAAAPGACATDFTAEFVRAHGRVVERTAEQGAAIAVRLAVLEDGGPTGGFFHDDGPVPW, encoded by the coding sequence ATGGACGACACCACCAAGACAGCCCTGGTCACCGGGGCGAACAAGGGCATCGGCAACGCCATCGCGCGGGGGCTGGCCGAGCGCGGCATGACCGTGCTGCTCGGCGCCCGCGACCCCGGCCTGGGCGAGAAGGCCGCGGCGGAACTGCGCGGCGCCGGCCACGACGCCCGCGCCGTCGCGCTGGACGTCACCGACGACGCCTCGGTCCGCGCCGCGGCCGCGGCGGTCGCCGCCGCGACCGGGCGCCTGGACGTGCTGGTCAACAACGCCGGCATCTCCGGCGGCGCCCGGCACCTGCCCGACGAGGCCGACCTGGACGTCGTGCGGCGCGTGTTCGACACCAACCTGTTCGGCGTGATCCGGGTGACCAACGCGATGCTGCCGCTGCTGCGCCGGGCCCCGGCCGGGCGGATCGTGAACGTCTCCAGCGGCACGGCGTCGATGGCCGCGATGACCGACCCCGGCCACTACTTCCGGGACACCCCCGCCTCCGCCGCCTACCCGGCGTCCAAGGCGGCGCTGAACATGCTCACGATCCAGTACGCCAAGCGGCTGCGCGGCACCCCGATCCTGGTGAACGCCGCGGCGCCGGGCGCGTGCGCCACCGACTTCACGGCCGAGTTCGTCCGCGCGCACGGGCGGGTCGTGGAGCGGACCGCCGAGCAGGGCGCCGCGATCGCGGTCCGGCTGGCCGTCCTGGAGGACGGCGGCCCCACCGGCGGGTTCTTCCACGACGACGGCCCCGTCCCCTGGTAG
- a CDS encoding molybdopterin-dependent oxidoreductase, with product MVRRPAHPTRARLTARLTARLAPPPLLPGLSGRFTSRLHDTRVASWLGAALGVSIAVSFATGLVSHFMQHPAGWMQWPSRPVGLYRVTQGVHVIGGLAAVPLLLAKLWTVYPRLWQWPPVRSAGHAVQRVLVFVLVGAALFQSVTGVLNIGYWYAFRFFFTTAHYWTSYILVGALLVHIANEGGTARRALMARPRDAVGRRGFLLTVAAAGGAIAATTAGEAVTPLARLAVLAPRRPGTGPRDVPVNKSAAATGVTAAARDPAWRLTVTGRAARPLTLSLDALRALPQHTARLPIACVEGWSVEADWTGVRLRDVLRLAGAPAGARIRVESLERGGLYRTSTVDPPHWNDPLTLLALGLNGAPLPLDHGYPCRLIAPNRPGVMQTKWVHRLVVA from the coding sequence GTGGTTCGTCGACCTGCGCACCCGACCCGCGCGCGCCTGACCGCGCGCCTGACCGCGCGGCTGGCCCCGCCGCCGCTGCTGCCCGGCCTGTCGGGGCGGTTCACCAGCCGGCTGCACGACACCCGGGTCGCCTCCTGGCTCGGCGCCGCGCTCGGCGTCTCGATCGCGGTGTCGTTCGCGACGGGCCTGGTCAGCCACTTCATGCAGCACCCGGCCGGGTGGATGCAGTGGCCGTCGCGGCCGGTGGGCCTGTACCGGGTCACCCAGGGCGTCCACGTCATCGGCGGGCTCGCGGCCGTGCCGCTGCTGCTGGCCAAGCTGTGGACGGTCTACCCCCGCCTGTGGCAGTGGCCGCCGGTGCGCTCCGCCGGGCACGCGGTGCAGCGGGTCCTGGTGTTCGTGCTGGTCGGCGCGGCGCTGTTCCAGTCCGTCACCGGGGTGCTGAACATCGGCTACTGGTACGCGTTCCGGTTCTTCTTCACCACCGCGCACTACTGGACGTCCTACATCCTGGTCGGGGCGCTGCTGGTGCACATCGCCAACGAGGGCGGCACCGCGCGGCGGGCGCTGATGGCCCGGCCCCGGGACGCGGTCGGCCGCCGCGGGTTCCTGCTCACCGTCGCCGCCGCGGGCGGCGCCATCGCCGCGACCACGGCCGGGGAGGCGGTGACGCCGCTCGCCCGGCTGGCGGTGCTGGCGCCGCGCCGCCCCGGCACCGGTCCCCGGGACGTCCCGGTCAACAAGTCCGCCGCCGCGACCGGCGTCACCGCCGCCGCCCGCGACCCCGCCTGGCGGCTCACCGTCACCGGCCGCGCCGCCCGGCCGCTCACCCTGTCCCTGGACGCCCTGCGCGCCCTGCCGCAGCACACCGCGCGGCTCCCGATCGCCTGCGTGGAGGGCTGGAGCGTCGAGGCGGACTGGACGGGCGTGCGGCTGCGGGACGTCCTGCGCCTGGCCGGCGCCCCCGCCGGCGCGCGGATCCGCGTCGAGTCGCTGGAACGCGGCGGCCTCTACCGCACCTCCACGGTCGACCCGCCGCACTGGAACGACCCCCTCACCCTGCTCGCGCTCGGCCTCAACGGCGCGCCCCTGCCCCTGGACCACGGCTACCCGTGCCGGCTGATCGCACCGAACCGGCCCGGGGTCATGCAGACCAAATGGGTGCACCGGCTGGTGGTGGCATGA
- a CDS encoding TerD family protein, with translation MGVSLSKGGNVSLTKEAPGLTAVVVGLGWDVRTTTGTDFDLDASALLVSAENKVLSDQHFVFFNNLKSPDGSVEHTGDNLTGEGEGDDEQIKVGLSTVPAEVAKIVFPVSIYDADGRQQNFGQVRNAFIRVVNQADNSEIARYDLSEDASTETAMVFGELYRNGAEWKFRAVGQGYASGLSGIASDFGVNV, from the coding sequence GTGGGAGTCAGTCTGAGCAAGGGCGGCAACGTCTCGCTGACCAAGGAGGCCCCCGGACTGACCGCCGTCGTGGTCGGTCTGGGCTGGGACGTGCGGACCACCACCGGGACCGACTTCGACCTGGACGCCAGCGCCCTGCTCGTGTCGGCGGAGAACAAGGTGCTGTCGGACCAGCACTTCGTGTTCTTCAACAACCTCAAGAGCCCCGACGGCTCGGTCGAGCACACCGGCGACAACCTCACCGGTGAGGGCGAGGGCGACGACGAGCAGATCAAGGTCGGCCTGAGCACCGTCCCGGCCGAGGTCGCCAAGATCGTGTTCCCGGTGTCGATCTACGACGCCGACGGCCGCCAGCAGAACTTCGGGCAGGTCCGCAACGCGTTCATCCGCGTGGTGAACCAGGCCGACAACAGCGAGATCGCGCGCTACGACCTGTCGGAGGACGCCTCGACCGAGACCGCCATGGTGTTCGGCGAGCTGTACCGCAACGGCGCCGAGTGGAAGTTCCGCGCGGTCGGGCAGGGCTACGCCTCCGGCCTGTCGGGGATCGCCTCCGACTTCGGCGTGAACGTCTGA
- a CDS encoding class I adenylate-forming enzyme family protein → MQDREAQDREAQDRRAHEREAQDRDVQGGGGAGRAGTLPGIAEVRAAMTAPGQPFEMDEVEIRGVRTRVWRNAPGTLREVLEISRAHGDADFLVYGEDRLTFAAHYARAAAFARVLTGRYGVAKGDRVAIAMRNYPEWSVAFFGAAAAGAVVVPLNAWWSAAELEYGLADSGAEVLVADAERAERLAGALPGLGVACLVARPGGALPAGAEAFGDVLGDPGDPAAASLPEVAIDPDDEATIFYTSGTTGRPKGALGTHRNITTNPVSLAYGIMSAGVRAGRTVQELAVPQRRVTLLSVPFFHATGCHSVLVSSALQGGTAVLMYKWDVRRALELIERERVTGFGGVPTMAWQVLTSPDFGDYDTSSLTGVSYGGAPAAPALVDKIKERLPERVPGNGYGLTETSSVTTYNGGVNYLERPESVGPPVAVCDVRVAGPGGEDLPAGEVGELLIKGPNVIKGYWNRPEATAAAFEDGWFRSGDLARVDEDGFVYIVDRAKDMLIRGGENIYCAEVEAALYEHPAVADCAVIGVPHQVLGEEVGAVIVPRPGAAVDEAEIRAFTGGRIAAFKVPAHVWFRDEPLPRNPGGKILKRRLREELLA, encoded by the coding sequence GTGCAGGACCGTGAAGCCCAGGACCGTGAAGCCCAGGACCGCCGAGCACACGAGCGTGAAGCACAGGACCGGGACGTGCAGGGGGGCGGCGGCGCGGGCCGGGCCGGGACACTGCCGGGGATCGCCGAGGTGAGGGCGGCGATGACCGCGCCCGGGCAGCCGTTCGAGATGGACGAGGTGGAGATCCGCGGCGTGCGGACCCGGGTGTGGCGCAACGCCCCGGGCACGCTGCGCGAGGTCCTGGAGATCTCCCGCGCGCACGGCGACGCCGACTTCCTGGTCTACGGCGAGGACCGGCTCACCTTCGCCGCCCACTACGCCCGCGCCGCCGCGTTCGCGCGCGTCCTCACCGGCCGGTACGGGGTCGCCAAGGGCGACCGGGTCGCGATCGCGATGCGCAACTACCCCGAATGGTCGGTGGCGTTCTTCGGCGCCGCCGCGGCCGGCGCGGTGGTGGTGCCGCTGAACGCCTGGTGGAGCGCCGCCGAACTGGAGTACGGGCTCGCCGACAGCGGCGCCGAGGTCCTCGTCGCCGACGCCGAACGCGCCGAGCGGCTCGCCGGGGCGCTGCCCGGCCTGGGCGTGGCGTGCCTGGTCGCGCGGCCCGGCGGCGCGCTGCCGGCCGGCGCCGAGGCGTTCGGCGACGTCCTCGGCGACCCCGGCGACCCGGCCGCGGCGTCCCTGCCGGAGGTGGCGATCGACCCCGACGACGAGGCCACCATCTTCTACACCTCCGGCACCACCGGGCGGCCCAAGGGCGCGCTCGGCACCCACCGCAACATCACCACCAACCCCGTCAGCCTCGCCTACGGGATCATGTCGGCCGGGGTCCGCGCGGGCCGCACGGTGCAGGAGCTGGCCGTGCCGCAGCGGCGGGTGACGCTGCTGAGCGTGCCGTTCTTCCACGCCACCGGCTGCCACTCGGTGCTGGTCAGCAGCGCGCTGCAGGGCGGCACGGCCGTGCTGATGTACAAATGGGACGTCCGGCGGGCGCTGGAGCTGATCGAGCGGGAGCGGGTCACCGGGTTCGGCGGCGTCCCCACGATGGCGTGGCAGGTGCTGACCTCCCCCGACTTCGGCGACTACGACACCTCCAGCCTCACCGGGGTCAGCTACGGCGGCGCCCCGGCCGCGCCCGCGCTCGTCGACAAGATCAAGGAGCGGCTGCCCGAGCGGGTGCCCGGCAACGGCTACGGGCTGACCGAGACCTCGTCGGTCACCACCTACAACGGCGGCGTCAACTACCTGGAGCGGCCCGAGAGCGTCGGCCCGCCCGTCGCGGTCTGCGACGTCCGGGTGGCGGGCCCCGGCGGAGAGGACCTCCCGGCCGGCGAGGTCGGCGAACTGCTGATCAAGGGCCCGAACGTCATCAAGGGGTACTGGAACAGGCCGGAGGCGACCGCGGCGGCGTTCGAGGACGGCTGGTTCCGCAGCGGCGACCTGGCCCGCGTGGACGAGGACGGGTTCGTCTACATCGTCGACCGGGCCAAGGACATGCTGATCCGCGGCGGCGAGAACATCTACTGCGCCGAGGTGGAGGCGGCCCTGTACGAGCATCCGGCGGTCGCCGACTGCGCGGTGATCGGCGTCCCGCACCAGGTGCTGGGCGAGGAGGTCGGCGCGGTGATCGTGCCGCGGCCGGGCGCGGCGGTCGACGAGGCGGAGATCCGGGCGTTCACCGGCGGGCGGATCGCGGCGTTCAAGGTGCCGGCGCACGTGTGGTTCCGGGACGAGCCGCTGCCCCGCAACCCCGGCGGGAAGATCCTCAAGCGGCGGCTGCGGGAGGAACTGCTCGCCTGA
- a CDS encoding HAD-IIA family hydrolase, producing the protein MTERRPIEYWLSDMDGVLVHEGRPVPGAEEFIRRLSASGTPFLVLTNNSIYTRRDLSARLAASGLQVPAESIWTSALATARFLADQRPEGTAYVIGEAGLTTALHEADFVLTDIDPDYVVLGETRTYSFSQITRAIRLIEGGARFVATNPDPIGPSPEGSLPACGAVAAMITRATGVEPYFVGKPNPLMMRTALNVVGGHSECTAMIGDRMDTDVVAGIEAGLETILVLTGVTRKEEIARFPFRPSRVVPSIADLVDLV; encoded by the coding sequence ATGACCGAACGCAGGCCGATCGAGTACTGGCTGTCGGACATGGACGGGGTCCTGGTCCACGAGGGCCGCCCCGTGCCCGGCGCCGAGGAGTTCATCCGCCGGCTGTCGGCGTCCGGCACGCCGTTCCTCGTCCTCACCAACAACTCGATCTACACCCGCCGGGACCTGTCGGCCCGGCTGGCGGCGTCCGGCCTGCAGGTCCCGGCCGAGTCGATCTGGACCTCGGCGCTGGCGACCGCGCGGTTCCTGGCCGACCAGCGCCCCGAGGGCACCGCGTACGTGATCGGCGAGGCGGGGCTGACCACGGCGCTGCACGAGGCCGACTTCGTCCTCACCGACATCGACCCCGACTACGTGGTCCTCGGCGAGACCCGCACCTACAGCTTCTCCCAGATCACCCGCGCGATCCGGCTGATCGAGGGCGGCGCCCGGTTCGTGGCCACCAACCCCGACCCGATCGGCCCGTCCCCGGAGGGGTCGCTGCCCGCGTGCGGCGCGGTCGCCGCGATGATCACCCGGGCGACGGGGGTGGAGCCGTACTTCGTGGGCAAGCCCAACCCGCTGATGATGCGGACCGCGCTGAACGTGGTCGGCGGGCACAGCGAGTGCACCGCGATGATCGGCGACCGGATGGACACCGACGTCGTCGCCGGCATCGAGGCCGGGCTGGAGACGATCCTGGTGCTGACCGGCGTGACCCGCAAGGAGGAGATCGCCCGGTTCCCGTTCCGGCCGAGCCGCGTCGTCCCCTCCATCGCCGACCTCGTCGACCTGGTCTGA
- a CDS encoding 3-oxoacyl-ACP synthase III family protein, with product MSLRQGPAWAIRGTGACLPERCVPSEELSRSLGLEPSWIEDRTGIRRRHLAAPGQAASDLAAAAAARALDAAGLDAADLGLIVLGTSTPDLIAPSTACRVQALLGARRAAAFDVAAACTGYVFGLQAALGWLAAQPGPVHALVVGVEVYSRFLDPADRGTVAVFGDGAAATVIGPAAAPYGIGPVTLGSDGSGADDVLIPAGGSRTPASADTLASLGHTIRMDGRAVRGFITRIFPRLVAEATEAAGIKPADLALVVPHQPNPRLVAALAPEAGLDPAQLAIVGQDVGNIGAASIPYALDQAVRGGRLAPGDQVLLAGFGAGVTWGHTLITWPPD from the coding sequence ATGTCCCTGAGGCAAGGCCCGGCATGGGCGATCCGCGGGACCGGCGCCTGCCTTCCCGAGCGGTGCGTGCCCAGCGAGGAGCTGTCGCGCTCGCTCGGCCTGGAGCCGTCCTGGATCGAGGACCGCACCGGAATCCGCCGCCGGCACCTGGCCGCGCCCGGGCAGGCCGCCTCCGACCTGGCCGCGGCCGCCGCCGCCCGCGCCCTGGACGCCGCCGGCCTGGACGCCGCCGACCTCGGCCTGATCGTCCTCGGCACCTCCACCCCCGACCTGATCGCCCCGTCCACCGCCTGCCGCGTGCAGGCGCTGCTGGGCGCCCGCCGCGCCGCCGCGTTCGACGTCGCCGCCGCCTGCACCGGGTACGTGTTCGGGCTGCAGGCCGCGCTCGGCTGGCTGGCCGCCCAGCCCGGCCCCGTCCACGCGCTGGTCGTCGGCGTCGAGGTGTACTCCCGGTTCCTGGACCCCGCCGACCGCGGCACCGTCGCGGTGTTCGGCGACGGCGCCGCCGCCACGGTGATCGGCCCCGCCGCCGCGCCCTACGGGATCGGGCCGGTCACGCTCGGGTCCGACGGGTCGGGCGCCGACGACGTGCTCATCCCCGCCGGCGGCAGCCGCACCCCCGCCAGCGCCGACACCCTGGCCTCCCTCGGCCACACCATCCGCATGGACGGCCGCGCCGTCCGCGGCTTCATCACCCGGATCTTCCCCCGGCTGGTCGCCGAGGCCACCGAGGCCGCCGGGATCAAACCCGCCGACCTGGCCCTGGTCGTCCCCCACCAGCCCAACCCGCGGCTGGTGGCCGCGCTGGCCCCCGAGGCCGGCCTGGACCCCGCCCAGCTGGCGATCGTCGGGCAGGACGTCGGCAACATCGGCGCCGCGAGCATCCCCTACGCCCTGGACCAGGCCGTCCGCGGCGGCCGCCTCGCACCCGGCGACCAGGTGCTGCTCGCCGGGTTCGGCGCGGGCGTGACCTGGGGCCACACCCTCATCACCTGGCCGCCCGACTGA
- a CDS encoding acyl-CoA dehydrogenase — translation MDTAPDTTPDTAPDTALAAFVRGGSLDAKTRARLHDAVPEEFFTYPGGLTAREHQALTYARLRSAGLAAPPAAELLADPPALCALLDRAAIADPALFHVMLLHYTLALGPIIRFGAGQGGTDGEDAEDGAGGARESLESMEAAGTLLMTEVGRSNSHLSPRTTARHDPATGGFVLTTPDTRAAKFPTNTAHPGVAKTAAVYATLVHEGRERGVFVFAVPLRRPDGTVPPGVRIVPAPETTGLQIDYAAVLLDDVRVPHAAWLRDGARIDPDGSFHDPAGDPAARLTRSMGVAPPVWRAVISASAAITRAAAGMLAAHSAGRTTLGRLAPRRPLTDYRNQQEAVLGALAAGYALTAVAAHVTAPRPAAPGAAPAGDGPDTAWAPWSAVDRDLALLKAAATAQAQETVSACRVHSGAPGFAAVERLNAYRGLTHAYQNAGGDNELILYDTARAMAALDRYTPPGPGGAAPGAGLDSPRTPLLLLREAERRMRDRLQDRVDTALRGGGDAFTAWNGNLALAARTASACADRIVLEVCAAAAAAGPAELAGVLHLHALNVVERRAADLLDEGAAAPGLLEDVRAARRRACDALAPAAGDLAAAFALPAPLTAPTAFLTGP, via the coding sequence ATGGACACCGCACCCGACACCACACCCGACACCGCCCCCGACACCGCGCTGGCCGCGTTCGTGCGCGGCGGGTCGCTGGACGCCAAGACCCGGGCCCGGCTGCACGACGCCGTCCCCGAGGAGTTCTTCACCTACCCCGGCGGGCTCACCGCCCGCGAGCACCAGGCCCTCACCTACGCGCGGCTGCGCAGCGCCGGGCTCGCCGCGCCGCCCGCCGCCGAACTGCTCGCCGACCCGCCGGCGCTGTGCGCGCTGCTGGACCGCGCCGCGATCGCCGACCCCGCCCTGTTCCACGTGATGCTGCTGCACTACACCCTCGCGCTCGGCCCCATCATCCGCTTCGGCGCCGGCCAGGGCGGCACCGACGGCGAGGACGCCGAGGACGGCGCGGGCGGCGCGCGGGAGTCGCTGGAGTCGATGGAGGCGGCCGGGACCCTGCTGATGACCGAGGTCGGCCGCAGCAACAGCCACCTGTCGCCCCGCACCACGGCCCGCCACGACCCCGCCACCGGCGGGTTCGTCCTCACCACCCCCGACACCCGCGCCGCCAAATTCCCCACCAACACCGCCCACCCCGGCGTCGCCAAGACCGCCGCCGTCTACGCCACCCTCGTCCACGAGGGCCGCGAGCGCGGCGTGTTCGTGTTCGCGGTGCCGCTGCGCCGCCCGGACGGCACCGTCCCGCCCGGCGTCCGGATCGTCCCCGCCCCCGAGACGACCGGGCTGCAGATCGACTACGCCGCCGTCCTGCTCGACGACGTCCGCGTCCCGCATGCGGCGTGGCTGCGCGACGGCGCCCGCATCGACCCCGACGGGAGCTTCCACGACCCCGCCGGCGACCCCGCGGCGCGCCTCACCCGCTCCATGGGCGTCGCGCCGCCGGTGTGGCGGGCCGTCATCTCCGCCTCCGCCGCGATCACCCGCGCGGCCGCCGGGATGCTGGCCGCGCACTCGGCCGGCCGCACCACCCTCGGCCGGCTCGCGCCCCGCCGCCCCCTCACCGACTACCGCAACCAGCAGGAGGCGGTGCTCGGCGCGCTCGCCGCCGGGTACGCGCTCACCGCCGTCGCCGCGCACGTCACCGCGCCCCGCCCCGCCGCCCCGGGCGCCGCGCCCGCCGGGGACGGCCCCGACACCGCGTGGGCGCCGTGGTCGGCGGTCGACCGCGACCTGGCGCTGCTGAAGGCCGCCGCGACCGCGCAGGCGCAGGAGACGGTGTCGGCGTGCCGGGTGCACAGCGGCGCGCCCGGCTTCGCCGCCGTCGAGCGCCTCAACGCCTACCGCGGCCTCACCCACGCCTACCAGAACGCCGGCGGCGACAACGAGCTGATCCTCTACGACACCGCCCGCGCCATGGCCGCCCTGGACCGCTACACCCCGCCCGGCCCCGGCGGCGCCGCGCCCGGTGCGGGACTGGACTCGCCGCGAACACCGCTGCTGCTGCTGCGCGAGGCCGAACGGCGGATGCGCGACCGGCTCCAGGACCGCGTCGACACCGCGCTGCGCGGCGGCGGCGACGCCTTCACCGCCTGGAACGGCAACCTGGCCCTGGCCGCGCGGACCGCCTCCGCCTGCGCCGACCGGATCGTCCTGGAGGTCTGCGCCGCCGCCGCGGCCGCCGGACCCGCCGAGCTGGCGGGGGTGCTGCACCTGCACGCCCTCAACGTCGTGGAGCGCCGCGCCGCCGATCTGCTCGACGAGGGCGCCGCCGCGCCCGGCCTGCTGGAGGACGTGCGGGCCGCGCGGCGCCGCGCCTGCGACGCGCTGGCGCCCGCGGCCGGGGACCTGGCCGCCGCGTTCGCGCTGCCCGCCCCCCTCACCGCGCCCACCGCGTTCCTCACCGGCCCCTGA